The following coding sequences lie in one Arachis hypogaea cultivar Tifrunner chromosome 9, arahy.Tifrunner.gnm2.J5K5, whole genome shotgun sequence genomic window:
- the LOC112712327 gene encoding chalcone--flavanone isomerase 2, translating to MVLPSSLSAVQVDNVTFPATAKPPGSDKTFFLGGAGVRGLQIDDKFVKFTAIAVYLQDNAVPSLAVKWNGKTPSELTESVDFFRDIVTGPFEKFMQVTMILPLTGQQYSQKVSENCVAIWKHLGIYTDQEANAIDKFLSVFKDQNFPPDSSILFTLLPNGSLVIGFSKDGSIPEAGTAVIENKLLSEAVLESMIGKHGVSPAAKQSLATRLYELFKQSGHDDTADKKLHDSDTDNGLHHTKSGNSVAEDAAEKLS from the exons ATGGTCCTACCCTCCTCCTTGTCCGCCGTGCAAGTCGACAATGTCACGTTTCCGGCCACCGCCAAACCTCCAGGCTCCGACAAGACCTTCTTCCTTGGCGGAGCAGGAGTCAGGGGCCTCCAAATCGACGACAAATTCGTCAAGTTCACCGCCATTGCTGTTTACCTCCAGGATAACGCCGTTCCCTCACTCGCCGTCAAATGGAACGGTAAGACCCCGAGCGAGTTAACGGAATCCGTCGACTTCTTCAGAGACATCGTTACAG GTCCGTTTGAGAAATTTATGCAGGTAACCATGATCTTGCCTTTGACGGGTCAACAATACTCCCAGAAAGTCTCTGAAAATTGCGTCGCTATTTGGAAGCATCTTGGAATTTACACTGACCAAGAAGCcaatgccattgacaagtttctTTCCGTTTTCAAAGATCAGAATTTCCCTCCAGATTCCTCTATCCTTTTCACACTATTACCCAACGGATCTCTAGTG ATTGGTTTTTCTAAAGATGGATCCATTCCAGAAGCCGGAACTGCAGTGATTGAGAATAAACTACTCTCAGAAGCTGTGCTTGAATCAATGATTGGAAAGCATGGTGTTTCCCCTGCTGCAAAACAGAGTTTGGCCACCAGATTATATGAGTTATTCAAACAGAGTGGTCATGATGATACTGCTGATAAAAAATTGCATGATTCTGATACTGATAATGGATTACATCACACGAAAAGTGGAAATTCGGTTGCCGAAGATGCAGCAGAAAAATTATCTTAG
- the LOC112712323 gene encoding probable membrane-associated kinase regulator 4 yields MASKLIAFDTADDDYIDMEVTSYSNFFCHSHPQPGEFEFQMSSIDQEKDSTTSPADELFYKGKLLPLHLPPRLQMVEKILQNSDPPFVKDKVEAFEEFFSTPLTTTYTTPISGTPFESCNISPVESCQVSRELNPEDYKLEFPSTGTSDEGFTVESTHHQKKSWTKKLKHSSIGSKLRASRAYLKSWFGKSGCSYENYATSTKVADEGSVSKANNNNLSKKKKNNNTSSNPYGQIRYESSNSVMKNNGDDPSSNHRRSFSVGIKILSGNKSSLSTGSSSFSIPNKSSRQHLKRCSSASSDIENAIQGAIAHCKKSQQTKKNSSEVGFYSFSEDQERVVLLRG; encoded by the coding sequence ATGGCTTCAAAACTCATAGCATTTGATACTGCAGATGATGATTACATTGATATGGAAGTAACCTCATATTCTAACTTCTTCTGCCATTCTCATCCACAACCAGGAGAGTTTGAGTTCCAAATGTCCTCCATTGATCAAGAAAAGGATTCAACAACTTCCCCAGCTGATGAGCTTTTCTACAAAGGAAAGCTTCTTCCTCTTCACCTTCCCCCAAGGCTTCAAATGGTTGAGAAAATCCTCCAAAACTCTGACCCTCCTTTTGTTAAGGACAAAGTTGAAGCCTTTGAAGAGTTTTTTAGTACACCATTAACCACAACCTACACAACACCAATCTCAGGCACCCCATTTGAGTCCTGCAACATTTCTCCTGTTGAATCATGCCAAGTTAGCAGAGAGCTAAACCCTGAAGACTATAAGCTTGAGTTTCCATCAACAGGCACAAGTGATGAAGGATTCACTGTTGAGAGTACTCATCATCAGAAGAAGTCTTGGACCAAGAAACTGAAGCATTCATCAATAGGATCAAAGTTGAGGGCTTCAAGGGCTTATCTCAAGTCCTGGTTTGGAAAATCCGGTTGCTCCTATGAAAACTATGCAACTTCAACAAAAGTTGCTGATGAAGGCTCAGTTTCAAAGGCTAATAATAATAACTtgtccaagaagaagaagaataataatacTAGTAGCAATCCATATGGTCAAATTCGATATGAGTCCTCGAATTCTGTCATGAAGAACAATGGAGATGATCCAAGTAGCAATCACAGAAGGTCATTCTCTGTGGGAATCAAGATTCTTTCAGGAAACAAGTCGTCGCTGTCCACCGGATCATCTTCATTTTCGATTCCAAACAAGTCATCAAGGCAGCATCTTAAAAGGTGCAGCAGTGCAAGCTCAGATATAGAGAATGCAATCCAAGGAGCCATTGCTCACTGCAAGAAGTCTCAGCAAACTAAGAAGAATTCAAGTGAAGTAGGATTCTACTCATTTAGTGAGGATCAAGAAAGAGTAGTGCTTTTGAGGGGCTAA
- the LOC112712326 gene encoding chalcone--flavanone isomerase 1A translates to MAAEPSITAIQFENLVFPAVVTPPGSSKSYFLAGAGERGLTIDGKFIKFTGIGVYLEDKAVPSLAGKWKDKSSQQLLQTLHFYRDIISGPFEKLIRGSKILALSGVEYSRKVMENCVAHMKSVGTYGDAEAEAIQQFAEAFKNVNFKPGASVFYRQSPLGHLGLSFSQDGNIPEKEAAVIENKPLSSAVLETMIGEHAVSPDLKCSLAARLPAVLQQGIIVTPPQHN, encoded by the exons ATGGCGGCGGAACCATCCATCACGGCAATACAGTTCGAGAACCTTGTCTTCCCGGCGGTGGTTACTCCTCCTGGCTCCTCTAAGTCTTATTTCCTCGCCGGCGCAG GGGAGAGAGGATTGACGATTGATGGAAAgttcataaagttcaccggaatCGGAGTATACTTGGAGGACAAAGCGGTGCCATCACTCGCCGGAAAGTGGAAGGACAAGTCCTCCCAACAATTGCTCCAAACCCTTCACTTCTACAGAGATATCATTTCCG GGCCGTTTGAGAAACTGATTAGAGGATCGAAGATCCTGGCACTGAGTGGAGTGGAGTATTCAAGGAAGGTGATGGAGAATTGTGTGGCACACATGAAATCCGTTGGGACTTATGGCGACGCAGAAGCTGAAGCCATTCAACAATTTGCTGAAGCCTTCAAGAACGTCAACTTCAAACCTGGTGCCTCCGTCTTCTACCGCCAATCACCACTTGGACACTTGGGCCTTAGTTTCTCCCAAGATGGCAACATACCGGAAAAAGAGGCGGCGGTTATTGAGAACAAGCCATTGTCATCGGCGGTGTTGGAGACCATGATTGGAGAGCACGCCGTTTCTCCTGATTTGAAATGCAGCTTGGCTGCAAGATTACCTGCCGTTTTGCAACAGGGTATTATCGTCACACCACCACAACATAACTAA
- the LOC112712329 gene encoding chalcone--flavanone isomerase 1B-1 → MVKAASLAGVNVEFLEFPPVVTPPGTTKSYFLAGAGVRGLPINGVFVTFTGLGLYLEDKAVPYLASRWKAKTPAQLLDSLHFYRDIIQGPFEKLIRGSKLKTLDGPEYVRKVSENCVAYMKSVGTFGDAEEKAIHEFRQAFKDQNFPPGSTVFYEQFPNGTLGLKFSKDDTIPEHRNAFIENKALSEAVLETMIGEIPVSPAFKESLATRLSQILNEANPSIEF, encoded by the exons ATGGTGAAGGCAGCATCCCTCGCCGGAGTCAACGTCGAGTTCCTTGAATTCCCGCCAGTGGTCACACCTCCGGGGACCACCAAATCATATTTCCTTGCCGGCGCAG GGGTGAGAGGGTTACCAATTAATGGAGTATTCGTCACGTTCACGGGATTAGGGTTATATTTGGAAGACAAAGCAGTTCCATATTTGGCTTCAAGGTGGAAGGCCAAAACCCCTGCTCAGTTGTTGGATTCTCTTCATTTCTACAGAGACATCATCCAAG GTCCCTTTGAGAAACTGATTAGAGGGTCAAAGCTTAAAACATTGGATGGTCCTGAATATGTAAGGAAGGTTTCAGAAAATTGTGTGGCATACATGAAATCCGTAGGAACATTCGGTGATGCAGAAGAAAAAGCTATTCATGAATTCAGACAAGCCTTCAAGGATCAAAACTTCCCACCAGGCTCTACTGTCTTCTATGAACAATTCCCCAATGGAACATTAGGG CTGAAATTCTCCAAGGATGACACAATACCAGAACATAGGAATGCATTTATTGAAAACAAGGCACTTTCAGAGGCAGTGTTGGAGACAATGATTGGGGAGATTCCTGTTTCCCCTGCTTTTAAAGAGAGTTTGGCTACAAGACTTTCTCAGATTCTGAATGAGGCCAATCCCTCCATTGAGTTCTAA
- the LOC112712324 gene encoding uncharacterized protein — MMRIQSIKSKEKSWEEYLSYEAKIITTFSVVDNMKQQFYAQHEKISRKDEERVKELFVAIEKLRTKFEAIERPNLEIESPPEKSESPLAEKKLDDTPAASAPAPAPGTEILKTETEKRSKSPSAKGDDIFDHEAELAKLESEFGKVSQDYSGEEIGDWEFDELERELSSTK, encoded by the exons ATGATGAGGATACAAAGCATTAAGTCCAAGGAGAAATCTTGGGAGGAATATTTAAGCTATGAAGCTAAG ATTATCACCACTTTCAGTGTAGTGGATAACATGAAACAGCAGTTTTATGCTCAACATGAGAAAATTTCGAG GAAAGATGAAGAAAGAGTTAAAGAGCTTTTTGTTGCCATTGAAAAATTACGGACTAAATTTGAGGCCATTGAAAGACCAAATCTGGAAATTGAGAGCCCGCCTGAAAAGTCTGAATCACCCCTTGCCGAGAAAAAGCTTGATGATACACCAGCTGCTTCAGCTCCAGCTCCAGCTCCGGGTACTGAGATTTTAAAGACAGAAACAGAGAAACGGTCAAAATCACCTTCAGCTAAGGGAGATGATATATTTGACCATGAAGCGGAATTAGCTAAGCTAGAATCGGAGTTTGGAAAGGTTAGCCAAGACTACTCAGGAGAGGAGATTGGTGATTGGGAATTTGATGAGCTTGAAAGAGAATTGTCCTCTACCAAATAA
- the LOC112712325 gene encoding uncharacterized protein, producing MSWLRSAMTKAVEVGNNTNLTRAVRNYADTVVQHAGQAVAEGAKILQDRIAARNYRSVAQTIKRLEEAAITYRGPERVELLRRWVVVLKDVDKLSRAADEGKEKTFEHHLGVEELKDNPRKQSLVLYYDSDFGGEPLNFRDVFLQSQALEGITLSMIIEAPNEEEVSLLLEMFGLCLTGGKEVHNAIVSSLQDLATAFSGYQDEVLVKREELLQFAQGAITGLKINSQAVRIDAEAFSLKKKLNKITSQGTEYQVDYKSAEETMATLEALKIALAQIRICSRLEGLLLKKKGLTNGDSPDVHAQKVDKLKVLTDSLANSAAKAEKRILDNRVQKEEALKVRVAKDGEVSEKEKELTTEISGLQQRKEELEAELKKVNTSLASAQARLWNVREERDQFEEANNQIVEHLKTKEDELTKSIRSCNVEADVIKTWVNFLEDTWVLQRSNAEIYEKQVNDELESHEDYFVNLVIQLLAGYKKELEPSIDHIATFVVNLKNLSQRLEKVASSGDDEDTKLLSPRRNLEEEYLSYEAKIITTFSVVDNMKQQFYAQHEKISRKDEERVKELFVAIEKLRTKFEAIERPNLEIESPPEKSESPLAEKKLDDTPAASAPAPAPGTEILKTETEKRSKSPSAKGDDIFDHEAELAKLESEFGKVSQDYSGEEIGDWEFDELERELSSTK from the exons ATGTCGTGGCTGAGATCTGCGATGACCAAAGCGGTGGAGGTTGGGAACAACACCAACCTCACTCGCGCCGTCAGGAACTATGCCGACACCGTCGTACAACACGCCGGCCAAGCCGTCGCCGAGGGCGCCAAAATCCTTCAGGATCGCATT GCTGCTCGGAATTATAGAAGTGTTGCGCAGACAATTAAGAGATTGGAAGAAGCTGCTATCACCTACAGGGGACCTGAAAGAGTGGAGTTGCTTAGAAGATGGGTTGTTGTGCTTAAAGACGTTGATAAATTGTCTCGAGCTGCGGATGAAGGTAAAGAGAAGACTTTTGAGCATCACCTTGGTGTTGAAGAGTTAAAAGATAACCCAAGGAAACAATCTCTG GTTCTTTATTATGATAGTGATTTTGGAGGTGAACCGTTAAATTTCCGTGATGTTTTTCTTCAAAGTCAGGCATTGGAGGGTATAACATTATCAATG ATTATCGAAGCTCCTAATGAGGAAGAGGTTTCCCTTCTCCTGGAAATGTTTGG GCTCTGTCTGACTGGAGGGAAAGAGGTTCATAATGCCATAGTAAGCAGTTTACAAGATCTCGCAACAGCATTTTCAGGCTATCAAGATGAAGTATTG GTGAAGCGAGAGGAATTACTTCAGTTTGCACAGGGTGCCATTACTGGGTTGAAAATTAATTCTCAAGCTGTTAG AATAGATGCTGAAGCCTTTAGTCTTAAGAAAAAGCTCAATAAGATAACTTCACAGGGGACTGAATACCAAGTTGATTATAAATCTGCTGAGGAAACAATGGCAACACTAGAG GCTTTAAAAATAGCACTAGCGCAGATTCGGATATGCTCCAGGCTGGAAGGATTATTGCTGAAGAAAAAAGGTTTAACCAATGGAGACTCTCCTGATGTTCATGCCCAAAAG GTTGATAAGCTAAAGGTTTTAACAGATTCTCTTGCCAACTCTGCTGCAAAAGCTGAAAAGCGTATTTTAGACAACAG AGTACAAAAAGAGGAGGCATTAAAAGTTCGGGTGGCTAAAGATGGTGAAGTTAGTGAAAAGGAGAAG GAATTGACAACTGAGATATCAGGACTCCAACAGAGAAAGGAAGAACTTGAAGCTGAATTAAAAAAG GTTAATACATCTTTGGCTTCTGCTCAAGCACGATTGTGGAATGTGAGGGAAGAGAGGGATCAGTTTGAGGAAGCAAACAATCAGATAGTTGAACATCTGAAGACAaag GAAGATGAACTTACAAAATCAATTAGGTCCTGTAATGTTGAAGCAGATGTTATCAAGACCTGGGTTAATTTTCTCGAAGATACTTGGGTTTTGCAGCGGTCAAATGCAGAAATTTACGAGAAGCAGGTCAA TGATGAATTGGAAAGCCATGAGGACTATTTTGTGAATTTGGTCATTCAGCTTCTTGCTGGTTACAAG AAAGAGTTGGAGCCTTCCATCGACCATATTGCAACGTTCGTTGTGAACCTTAAGAATCTAAGTCAAAG GTTAGAGAAGGTAGCCTCCAGTGGAGATGATGAGGATACAAAGCTATTAAGTCCAAGGAGAAATCTTGAGGAGGAATATTTAAGCTATGAAGCTAAG ATTATCACCACTTTCAGTGTAGTGGATAACATGAAACAGCAGTTTTATGCTCAACATGAGAAAATTTCGAG GAAAGATGAAGAAAGAGTTAAAGAGCTTTTTGTTGCCATTGAAAAATTACGGACTAAATTTGAGGCCATTGAAAGACCAAATCTGGAAATTGAGAGCCCGCCTGAAAAGTCTGAATCACCCCTTGCCGAGAAAAAGCTTGATGATACACCAGCTGCTTCAGCTCCAGCTCCAGCTCCGGGTACTGAGATTTTAAAGACAGAAACAGAGAAACGGTCAAAATCACCTTCAGCTAAGGGAGATGATATATTTGACCATGAAGCGGAATTAGCTAAGCTAGAATCGGAGTTTGGAAAGGTTAGCCAAGACTACTCAGGAGAGGAGATTGGTGATTGGGAATTTGATGAGCTTGAAAGAGAATTGTCCTCTACCAAATAA